A genomic region of Candidatus Schekmanbacteria bacterium contains the following coding sequences:
- the cysC gene encoding adenylyl-sulfate kinase: MLMKGFTIWFTGLSGSGKTTLAREVEEILLERGLKVEVLDADIVRTNLSKGLGFSKEDRDINIRRIGFVCNLLTRNDVVAIAAAISPYKSVRDENRKLIKNYVEVFCKCSIDALTQRDVKGLYAKALKGEIKNFTGVDDPYEEPDNAEVVVDTGKETEEQSVAKIIKTLEILNYIPRVEDANEYSGDEEDEIKARLKDLGYI, from the coding sequence ATTCTAATGAAAGGATTTACAATTTGGTTCACTGGTCTTTCAGGTTCAGGGAAAACAACTCTTGCAAGGGAAGTTGAGGAGATACTTCTCGAAAGAGGACTTAAGGTTGAGGTATTGGATGCTGATATCGTGAGAACCAACCTCAGTAAAGGATTGGGTTTTTCAAAGGAAGACCGCGATATAAATATCAGGAGGATTGGGTTTGTCTGCAATCTTCTTACACGCAATGACGTTGTTGCAATTGCAGCGGCAATATCTCCATATAAGTCGGTCAGAGATGAGAACAGGAAGTTAATTAAAAACTACGTAGAGGTTTTTTGTAAGTGCTCGATTGATGCTCTTACACAGAGGGATGTTAAAGGATTATATGCAAAAGCTCTTAAGGGCGAGATAAAGAATTTTACAGGAGTTGATGATCCTTATGAAGAGCCTGATAATGCTGAAGTAGTAGTGGATACAGGTAAGGAGACAGAAGAACAGAGTGTTGCGAAGATTATAAAGACCCTGGAGATTCTCAATTACATACCGCGTGTGGAAGATGCGAATGAATATTCCGGCGATGAAGAGGATGAAATAAAAGCAAGACTTAAGGATCTCGGTTATATATAA
- a CDS encoding alkaline phosphatase family protein, producing MLITVKKKNYKIIAGEKLFYFFTVLSLFFTCPAEAYIGPGAGFAFISSFFVLFVTFLLAIFSIIAWPIKFIIKTFIKRRSGVKTDIEQVVILGLDGLDPGLTTKFMNEGKLPNLAKLKSEGTFIPLKTTAPAMSPVAWSSFITGVDPSRHNIFDFLKRDLKSYLPDLSSAHIGNATRTLKIGKYSIPLGKPEIRLLRKSKPFWNILGENHIFSSVLRVPITFPPEKFNGVLLSGMCVPDLKGTQGSFTYYTTDKNSVGEHTGGVRVLVKREGDVINSFIKGPANSLLKSNEEMTIPFSVKVDEASNTAIITLADIKIKLGRQEYSNWITLVFNAGIGIKVQGICRFYLKNISPHFELYITPINIDPDNPAMPISHPVYYSVYLSKLQGKYATLGLAEDTWALNERIIDEEAFLNQAYKHHDERESMFFNALEKTKKGLTACVFDTTDRIQHMFYRYIDEKHPANKDKDTVKHKGAIEELYVKMDDLVGRTREKVGDKGVMIVMSDHGFKSFRRGVNLNSWFLQNGYMFYKDDKPGKEWFENVDWDKTKAYAFGLGGIYLNVKGREAKGIVTPGEECKKLKDELKEKLSRLNDPDSGETAISKVYDSDELYKGPYGVNGPDLLAGFNVGYRSSWEAAVGKSTDKVIEDNTKSWSGDHCMDPRLVPGVLFCSRKIDGESPSIMDVGPTVLKLFGIDVPSYMQGKSFINNV from the coding sequence ATGCTGATAACAGTTAAAAAGAAAAATTACAAAATTATAGCGGGGGAAAAATTATTCTATTTTTTTACCGTACTTTCTCTTTTTTTTACCTGTCCTGCTGAAGCCTACATAGGTCCGGGAGCAGGGTTTGCCTTCATCTCAAGTTTTTTTGTTCTCTTTGTTACTTTCCTGCTTGCCATATTTTCTATAATAGCCTGGCCAATAAAGTTCATTATAAAGACTTTCATTAAACGAAGGTCAGGCGTTAAAACCGATATTGAGCAGGTTGTCATTTTAGGGCTTGATGGACTTGACCCGGGTCTTACAACCAAGTTCATGAATGAGGGTAAACTTCCCAATTTGGCAAAACTCAAAAGTGAAGGGACTTTCATTCCCCTTAAAACAACTGCTCCTGCAATGTCCCCTGTTGCCTGGTCTTCATTTATAACAGGTGTTGATCCTTCCCGGCATAATATATTTGATTTTTTAAAACGTGATCTGAAGAGCTATCTTCCCGACCTTTCATCAGCACATATCGGGAATGCAACACGGACATTGAAAATAGGGAAGTATTCAATTCCTCTCGGGAAACCTGAAATAAGACTTCTTCGAAAGAGCAAACCGTTCTGGAATATACTTGGAGAGAATCACATATTCAGCTCAGTCCTGAGGGTGCCAATTACTTTCCCTCCTGAAAAATTTAACGGTGTTCTCCTTTCAGGTATGTGTGTTCCTGATCTTAAAGGAACGCAGGGCTCATTTACATATTATACGACTGATAAAAATTCTGTTGGAGAGCATACCGGTGGAGTGCGCGTTCTTGTCAAAAGGGAAGGAGATGTAATCAACAGTTTTATAAAGGGACCTGCAAACTCACTTTTAAAAAGTAATGAAGAGATGACAATCCCTTTTTCAGTGAAAGTGGATGAGGCATCTAACACAGCCATTATAACATTAGCGGATATTAAGATTAAACTTGGAAGGCAGGAGTATTCCAACTGGATTACGCTTGTATTTAATGCAGGTATAGGTATAAAAGTCCAAGGTATATGCAGGTTTTATCTTAAGAATATTTCTCCTCATTTTGAGTTGTATATAACTCCAATAAACATTGATCCTGACAATCCGGCGATGCCTATTTCTCATCCTGTTTATTATTCAGTGTATCTGTCAAAACTTCAGGGTAAATATGCCACTCTTGGTCTTGCTGAAGATACATGGGCGCTTAATGAAAGGATAATAGACGAGGAAGCATTTCTTAACCAGGCTTACAAGCATCACGACGAGAGGGAGTCGATGTTCTTTAATGCCCTGGAAAAAACAAAAAAAGGTTTGACAGCTTGTGTCTTTGACACAACTGACAGGATACAGCATATGTTCTACAGATATATAGATGAAAAGCATCCGGCTAACAAAGATAAAGATACGGTAAAACATAAGGGTGCGATTGAAGAGCTCTATGTTAAGATGGATGATCTCGTAGGGCGAACAAGAGAGAAGGTAGGCGATAAAGGTGTAATGATTGTAATGTCTGACCATGGATTTAAATCATTCAGACGTGGTGTGAATCTTAATTCATGGTTTTTACAGAACGGTTATATGTTTTATAAAGATGACAAGCCAGGGAAAGAATGGTTTGAAAATGTTGATTGGGATAAAACGAAAGCATACGCATTCGGGTTAGGCGGTATTTATTTAAATGTCAAAGGACGTGAAGCAAAAGGGATTGTAACCCCTGGTGAGGAATGCAAAAAATTAAAAGATGAACTGAAAGAAAAACTTTCCCGGCTCAATGACCCTGATTCTGGTGAAACGGCAATCAGCAAGGTTTATGACAGCGACGAGCTCTATAAAGGGCCCTATGGAGTGAACGGTCCTGACCTTCTTGCAGGTTTTAATGTTGGCTACCGCTCTTCATGGGAAGCAGCAGTCGGCAAGTCTACT
- a CDS encoding alkaline phosphatase family protein: MAFFFKKKKKKRCCVVGLDGVPFTLLEALTRNGVMPFMEKLKRDGNLRSMKVTLPEISAVSWSSFMTGTNPGTHGIFGFMDLKPQTYSLTFPSYNDLKAPAIWDNLKEIGKRSVVINQPSTYPARPINGVLISGFVAIDIKKAVYPATLVPQLQELGYKIDIDTMKAREDKDFLIKELYATLAGRSKALDLLWDNEDWDYFEVVVTGTDRLHHYLWDALGDNSHKYHQAFLDYYNKVDSFVESTYKKFLDIAGDGEEGNEFLLLSDHGFTGIEKEINLNCWLAKEGYLSYMKDSPDSVADISDSAKAFVLDPGRIYINYKGKYPKGCVERAEGEGIMREIKEKLEKVEFEGKKVIQNVFRKDEIYSGPYLDRAADMVALSYPGFDLKGSVKKDVIFDKTVLQGMHTWDDAFFWSFGRKKDNLNITDIAQIIIDNFKS, from the coding sequence ATGGCATTCTTCTTTAAGAAAAAAAAGAAAAAAAGATGTTGTGTTGTAGGGCTTGACGGCGTCCCTTTTACTCTCCTTGAAGCGCTGACCCGGAACGGGGTCATGCCATTCATGGAAAAACTCAAAAGAGATGGCAATCTGAGAAGCATGAAAGTTACCTTGCCTGAGATATCTGCCGTAAGCTGGTCAAGCTTTATGACGGGAACAAATCCGGGGACACACGGTATTTTCGGGTTCATGGACCTGAAGCCCCAGACTTATTCTCTTACTTTCCCATCTTATAATGATTTAAAGGCTCCTGCTATTTGGGATAATTTGAAAGAAATAGGGAAGAGGAGTGTTGTAATAAACCAGCCGTCAACTTATCCTGCAAGACCAATCAATGGTGTTTTAATTTCTGGCTTCGTTGCAATTGATATTAAAAAAGCAGTTTATCCGGCAACACTTGTCCCGCAGTTGCAGGAACTGGGTTATAAAATCGATATTGATACGATGAAAGCGAGAGAGGATAAAGATTTCCTTATCAAGGAACTTTATGCGACTCTTGCCGGAAGAAGCAAAGCCCTTGATTTGTTATGGGACAATGAAGATTGGGATTACTTTGAAGTTGTTGTAACAGGTACAGACAGGCTGCATCATTATCTTTGGGATGCACTTGGCGACAACAGCCACAAATATCATCAGGCTTTTCTGGACTATTACAACAAAGTGGATTCTTTTGTTGAAAGTACATATAAAAAGTTTCTTGATATTGCCGGTGACGGCGAAGAAGGGAATGAATTTCTGCTTCTTTCTGACCATGGGTTTACCGGAATTGAAAAAGAGATTAATCTTAATTGCTGGCTTGCAAAGGAAGGTTATTTGAGCTATATGAAAGATTCACCTGACTCAGTAGCTGATATATCAGATTCTGCAAAGGCGTTTGTACTTGATCCGGGCAGGATTTATATAAACTACAAAGGTAAGTATCCCAAAGGATGTGTAGAGCGCGCTGAGGGTGAAGGTATCATGCGTGAGATAAAAGAAAAGCTTGAGAAAGTTGAATTCGAAGGGAAGAAGGTTATTCAAAACGTGTTCAGAAAAGATGAAATCTATAGCGGTCCTTATCTTGACCGGGCAGCAGATATGGTTGCTCTTTCTTATCCTGGTTTTGATCTTAAGGGGTCGGTAAAAAAGGATGTTATTTTCGATAAAACTGTGTTGCAGGGAATGCATACATGGGATGATGCCTTTTTCTGGTCCTTTGGCAGAAAAAAAGATAATCTTAATATTACAGATATCGCCCAGATTATCATTGATAATTTCAAGAGTTAA